Below is a window of Camelina sativa cultivar DH55 chromosome 11, Cs, whole genome shotgun sequence DNA.
CCATCATGAGATCTCTCCCTCAGACTACCTTACGTTCTTCGGGTTACCACGCACCAGAGATAACAGACACAAGAAAGTCCACACAGTTCTCTGATGTATACAGCTTCGGTGTGGTGTTACTGGAGCTCCTAACAGGGAAATCTCCAGCGAGTCCGCTATCACAAGACGACGACGAGGAAAACATGGACTTGGCGAGCTGGATAAGGTCGGTGGTGTGGGAAGAGTGGACAGGAGAAGTATTCGACAATGAGCTAATGAGGCAAATGGGTATACAAGAAGAAATGGTGGAGATGTTGCAAATAGGTTTGGCTTGTGTTGCATTGAAACCTCAAGACCGACCTCATATAACACATGTTGTACAAATGATACAAGACATTCCAACACTTTGATGATACAAaaacttcaaatcttttaaagCATTCATTTGTTTCCATCATTACTTATTAAAATTCCCAGATTCGATTTCACAACATATCATAAGCTAAAATCTGAGTCAATACAGAACCATAGAGTAGAGGAAGTAATTCGAAACTAGCTACTTATAAAAGAAGATTCGGCGAATCGAAGAACACGCGTAGATAGATATAATAAAGCCAAACCAGGAAATGATCGGATTCGATACGGATTTGGATCAGACAGGGCTAAGGAGCTGGAAGAGATTAGGTTTGGGATCGGAGTTCAtgccgatgatgatgatgagagggATGAAGCCATAGTGAGTCGCGACTTTGGCCTTCTTCAATGACCAATTGCTCCATTCCTTGACGATATCAAACTTGGATTTGTCATCGGAAGACGAAGCTCCCTTTGATCCTTTCCCTTTTCCTTTGGTCTTCAACGAGATTGTAGACTCCATTGATTCCGATCTCACAGGACGCGCTCCTTTCTCTCTCGGTAGcggagtttttttttccttttttgctcGAAGCCAAAACCCTAAAGGCTCGCTCTTCTTAAAGTTAGCATTGAAGTCTCTGAATCAGGGAGAAGGTTCTATATTGACATTCTTTACCTTCAgaagatttca
It encodes the following:
- the LOC109127180 gene encoding mitochondrial import receptor subunit TOM7-1 → MESTISLKTKGKGKGSKGASSSDDKSKFDIVKEWSNWSLKKAKVATHYGFIPLIIIIGMNSDPKPNLFQLLSPV